In Erwinia sp. SLM-02, one genomic interval encodes:
- a CDS encoding glutamine amidotransferase, translating into MKKKILLVGESWTSTSVHVKGFDQFATATWHNGATDFLAALADSNYAITYMPAHAAATDFPLTPEGLAEWDAIILSDIGANTLLLHPDTWLKSRRTANRLTLLHDYVANGGSLMMIGGYFSFQGINGGARYRNTAVEKVLPVRCLAWDDRIETPEGCYAEVTESHAVFNDIPGEWPWLLGYNEVEMHPEGKLLATVAGTGHPLLAVREYQQGRSLVWTSDMSAHWLPEEFAKWPGYRQLWVNCLDWLTERG; encoded by the coding sequence ATGAAGAAGAAAATTTTACTGGTGGGTGAATCCTGGACCAGCACCTCGGTACACGTGAAAGGCTTCGACCAGTTTGCGACTGCCACCTGGCACAACGGCGCAACCGACTTCCTGGCCGCGCTGGCGGACAGCAATTATGCCATCACCTATATGCCCGCCCACGCGGCGGCCACCGACTTCCCGCTGACGCCGGAAGGGCTGGCGGAATGGGATGCGATTATCCTGTCGGATATCGGTGCCAACACGCTGCTGCTGCACCCGGACACCTGGCTGAAAAGCCGCCGCACCGCCAACCGCCTGACGCTGCTGCACGACTATGTGGCTAACGGCGGCTCGCTGATGATGATCGGCGGCTATTTCAGCTTCCAGGGGATCAACGGCGGCGCGCGCTACCGTAATACGGCGGTGGAGAAAGTGCTGCCGGTACGCTGCCTGGCCTGGGACGACCGCATCGAAACGCCGGAAGGCTGCTATGCCGAGGTCACCGAATCGCACGCGGTATTTAACGACATTCCGGGCGAATGGCCGTGGCTGCTGGGCTATAACGAGGTGGAAATGCACCCCGAGGGTAAACTGCTGGCGACCGTGGCCGGCACCGGGCATCCGCTGCTGGCGGTGCGCGAGTACCAGCAGGGCCGCTCGCTGGTGTGGACCAGCGACATGTCCGCCCACTGGCTGCCGGAAGAGTTTGCCAAATGGCCGGGCTATCGCCAGCTGTGGGTGAACTGCCTCGACTGGCTGACGGAACGCGGCTGA
- a CDS encoding molybdopterin-dependent oxidoreductase encodes MSQQAEADKRLTVTHWGTYRVTTDNGVLTAVDPVEWDRNPSKIGFSLPGAVQGNSRVRRPAVRLSYLQGKPANREGRGKEPFVEVSWEQALSLVAGELRRVKDTHGNQAIYGGSYGWSSAGRFHHAQSQLHRFLNQFGGYTASTNTYSIAAGERVLPHILGDLDDLQRQHTHWPVLAEHCELFVAIGGLPLRNAQVNGGGANDHALDHWLQTLRANGCRFINVSPVRNDLAAVRDADWLAIRPGSDTALLLAVCQVLIAERRVDRDFIARCTVGFERFAAYVQGEDDGEAKTPEWAAAITGLEAETIRQLARQMAQKKTMINMAWSVQRARQGEQAYWALVAVTALLGQIGTPGGGIGFGYASTNLAGAERRRFSGPRMPAGRNAVSARIPVARITDMLLHPGERYEFDGQTLTYPDIRLIYWAGGNSFHHHQDLNRLIDGWRRPDTVIVHEQYWTAQAKFADIVLPATTSLEREDIGSASNDGFMIAMRQHLPPLAEARDDYAIFSALADRLNFAAQFTEGHSARGWLEKIYQDSRPRAAEEGIQLPDFDTFWARGKLEYDRPGEPQVLLKAFRDDPEAAPLSTPSGKIELFSAAVAAFGYREAPGHAWWDKEEQGAQQALRQRWPLHLLSSQPRTRLHSQYDHGTVSQQTKINGREPLWMHPQDAAARGIAERDIVKVFNDRGALLAGVHLTEDIRPGVVQISTGAWYDPLNAQENRSLDKHGNPNVLTTDIGSSRLGQGSTAQTCFVEIARFNEPLPAVTAWLPPTFVAWAGETT; translated from the coding sequence ATGAGCCAGCAGGCCGAAGCCGATAAACGACTGACCGTGACCCACTGGGGTACCTACCGGGTAACCACCGATAACGGCGTGCTGACCGCCGTCGACCCCGTCGAGTGGGATCGTAACCCGTCAAAGATTGGCTTCTCGCTGCCGGGTGCGGTGCAGGGCAACAGCCGCGTGCGGCGGCCGGCGGTGCGGCTCAGCTACCTGCAGGGCAAACCGGCGAATCGCGAGGGGCGCGGTAAAGAGCCCTTTGTGGAAGTGAGCTGGGAGCAGGCGCTGTCGCTGGTGGCCGGGGAGCTGCGGCGGGTGAAAGATACCCACGGCAATCAGGCGATTTACGGCGGATCCTACGGCTGGTCGAGCGCCGGCCGTTTCCACCATGCGCAAAGTCAGCTGCACCGCTTCCTCAATCAGTTTGGCGGCTACACCGCCAGCACCAATACCTACAGTATCGCCGCCGGAGAGCGCGTTTTACCGCATATTCTTGGCGATCTCGACGATCTTCAGCGCCAGCACACCCACTGGCCGGTACTGGCCGAACACTGCGAGCTGTTTGTCGCCATTGGCGGTCTGCCGCTGCGCAATGCTCAGGTGAACGGCGGCGGGGCTAACGATCACGCCCTTGACCACTGGCTGCAAACCCTGCGCGCCAACGGCTGCCGCTTTATTAACGTTAGCCCGGTGCGCAACGATCTGGCCGCCGTTCGCGATGCCGACTGGCTGGCTATTCGGCCCGGCAGCGATACCGCGCTGCTGCTGGCGGTTTGCCAGGTGCTGATTGCCGAACGCCGGGTGGATCGGGACTTTATCGCCCGCTGTACGGTGGGCTTTGAGCGCTTTGCGGCCTACGTGCAGGGTGAGGACGACGGCGAAGCCAAAACCCCCGAGTGGGCGGCGGCCATCACCGGACTGGAGGCGGAAACGATCCGCCAGCTGGCGCGGCAGATGGCGCAGAAGAAAACGATGATCAATATGGCATGGTCGGTGCAGCGTGCGCGGCAGGGCGAACAGGCCTACTGGGCGCTGGTGGCGGTCACCGCGCTGCTCGGGCAGATCGGCACTCCCGGCGGCGGTATCGGCTTTGGCTACGCCTCCACCAACCTGGCCGGAGCCGAACGGCGGCGCTTTTCCGGCCCGCGCATGCCTGCGGGCCGCAATGCGGTCAGCGCGCGCATTCCGGTGGCACGTATCACCGATATGCTGCTGCACCCCGGTGAACGGTATGAGTTCGACGGCCAGACCTTAACCTACCCCGATATCCGCCTGATCTACTGGGCGGGCGGCAACAGCTTCCATCATCATCAGGATCTGAACCGACTGATCGACGGCTGGCGGCGGCCGGACACGGTGATCGTTCACGAGCAGTACTGGACCGCCCAGGCTAAGTTCGCCGATATCGTGCTGCCCGCCACCACTTCGCTGGAGCGGGAGGATATCGGCAGCGCCAGCAACGACGGCTTTATGATCGCCATGCGCCAGCATCTGCCGCCGCTGGCGGAAGCACGCGATGATTACGCCATCTTCAGCGCGCTGGCCGACAGGCTGAATTTTGCCGCGCAGTTTACCGAAGGACACAGCGCGCGCGGCTGGCTGGAGAAGATTTACCAGGATTCCCGTCCGCGAGCGGCAGAGGAGGGCATTCAGCTGCCCGACTTCGACACCTTCTGGGCGCGGGGCAAGCTGGAGTACGACCGTCCCGGTGAGCCGCAGGTGCTGCTGAAAGCCTTTCGTGACGATCCCGAGGCCGCACCGCTGTCCACCCCGTCGGGGAAAATCGAGCTGTTCTCCGCCGCGGTGGCCGCCTTCGGCTACCGCGAAGCGCCGGGCCACGCCTGGTGGGATAAGGAAGAGCAGGGGGCACAGCAGGCGCTGCGCCAGCGCTGGCCGCTGCATCTGCTTTCCAGCCAGCCGCGCACGCGGCTGCACAGCCAGTACGACCACGGCACCGTCAGCCAGCAGACCAAAATTAACGGCCGCGAGCCGCTGTGGATGCACCCGCAGGACGCCGCCGCACGCGGCATCGCCGAGCGCGACATTGTGAAGGTGTTTAACGATCGCGGCGCGCTGCTGGCGGGGGTGCATCTCACCGAGGATATCCGGCCCGGCGTGGTGCAGATCTCCACCGGTGCCTGGTACGACCCGCTGAACGCGCAGGAGAACCGCTCGCTGGATAAACACGGCAACCCGAACGTGTTAACCACCGATATCGGCAGCTCCCGGCTCGGCCAGGGCAGCACCGCGCAGACCTGCTTTGTAGAGATCGCCCGCTTTAATGAACCGCTGCCGGCGGTGACTGCCTGGCTGCCGCCGACGTTTGTGGCCTGGGCCGGCGAGACAACTTAG
- a CDS encoding M20 family metallopeptidase, with the protein MESTVELARQLLGFNTINPPGNEADCMRFFAGWLSERGFEVSLTTFGEGRSNLVARLPGNAPGRPLAFTGHLDTVPLGNAAWQNDPFGSQIDGDRLYGRGSSDMKAAVAAFAVACVQHRQKILNGRGAVLLITGGEETGCDGARALIEVGELPEIGALIVGEPTANYPVIGHKGALWLRCETRGKTAHGAMPELGINAIYLAADALGKIRHFSPGAPHPLMKQPTLNVGRIEGGLNINSVPDRTRFDVDIRSAPNLQHATIRERLGALLGESVTLTTLVDLPAVLSEERHAWIRQVYHRCQPLHGAPLAARVVPYFTDASLLLPALGNPPCIILGPGEPSMAHQTDEYCLLSRLAEAEQLYAEIIQDWMD; encoded by the coding sequence GTGGAGAGCACGGTTGAACTGGCCCGGCAGCTGCTGGGCTTTAACACCATCAACCCGCCGGGCAATGAAGCCGACTGCATGCGGTTTTTCGCCGGGTGGCTCAGCGAACGCGGTTTTGAGGTTTCGCTGACGACATTCGGCGAGGGGCGCAGCAATCTGGTCGCCCGCCTGCCCGGTAACGCGCCGGGCAGGCCGCTGGCGTTTACCGGCCATCTGGATACCGTGCCGCTCGGCAACGCGGCGTGGCAGAACGATCCTTTTGGCTCGCAGATCGACGGCGATCGTCTGTACGGGCGCGGATCCAGCGATATGAAAGCCGCCGTGGCGGCGTTTGCCGTTGCCTGCGTTCAGCACCGCCAGAAAATCCTTAACGGGCGCGGCGCGGTGCTGCTGATCACCGGCGGGGAGGAAACCGGCTGTGACGGTGCGCGGGCGCTGATCGAGGTCGGTGAACTGCCGGAGATCGGTGCGCTGATCGTCGGTGAGCCGACGGCCAACTATCCGGTTATCGGGCACAAAGGCGCGCTGTGGCTGCGCTGCGAAACGCGGGGAAAAACCGCCCACGGCGCGATGCCGGAGCTGGGGATTAACGCAATTTACCTGGCGGCGGATGCGCTGGGCAAGATCCGCCACTTCTCGCCGGGTGCGCCGCATCCGCTGATGAAGCAGCCGACGCTGAACGTCGGGCGCATTGAGGGCGGGCTGAACATTAACTCGGTGCCGGACCGCACGCGGTTTGATGTCGATATCCGCAGCGCGCCAAACCTTCAGCACGCCACTATTCGCGAACGGCTGGGCGCGCTGCTGGGCGAAAGCGTCACCCTCACCACGCTGGTCGATCTGCCTGCGGTGCTGAGCGAAGAGCGCCACGCCTGGATCCGCCAGGTGTATCATCGCTGCCAGCCGCTGCACGGTGCGCCGCTGGCGGCGCGCGTAGTGCCCTACTTTACCGATGCCTCGCTGCTGCTGCCCGCGCTGGGCAATCCGCCCTGCATTATTCTCGGCCCCGGCGAGCCGTCGATGGCGCACCAGACCGACGAATACTGCCTGCTCAGCCGACTGGCTGAGGCGGAGCAGCTGTACGCGGAAATCATTCAGGACTGGATGGATTAG
- a CDS encoding phosphotriesterase family protein, whose amino-acid sequence MKGSIFRHPHPLPVGVSSGYVMTVLGPLPIAEMGVTLMHEHILLDASGKWVPPCCCSDRHMAEMPVKMENLGELSLNPLMSRDNCQLFDADLAIEELTKYRALGGETVVDPTNIGIGRDPKALQRISRLTGLNIVMGTGLYLEPSHPEWVKTTSVEQLTEKLIYDLGGAEEKPEVIAGLIGEIGISSRFTPDEEKSLRAAGRASAATGVPIEVHLPGWERLGHKVLDILEQEGADLRHTVLCHMNPSFADKRYQRELAQRGAFLEYDMIGMSYYYADESAQSPSDEENARAIRELIDDGFIQQILLSQDVFLKTMLTRYGGHGYGYILKHFVPRLKRHGVSGEQLETLMIGNPQRVFGG is encoded by the coding sequence ATGAAAGGATCAATTTTTCGCCATCCGCATCCGCTGCCGGTTGGCGTCAGCAGCGGCTATGTGATGACGGTGCTCGGCCCGCTGCCGATTGCTGAGATGGGCGTAACGCTGATGCATGAGCACATCCTGCTGGATGCCTCCGGCAAGTGGGTACCGCCGTGCTGCTGTAGCGATCGCCACATGGCCGAGATGCCGGTGAAGATGGAAAACCTCGGCGAGCTGTCGCTGAATCCGCTGATGAGCCGCGATAACTGCCAGCTGTTTGACGCCGATCTGGCGATTGAAGAGCTGACCAAATACCGCGCCCTCGGCGGGGAAACGGTGGTCGACCCGACCAACATCGGCATTGGCCGCGACCCGAAGGCGCTGCAGCGCATCTCGCGCCTTACCGGGCTGAATATCGTGATGGGCACCGGGCTGTATCTGGAGCCGTCGCACCCCGAGTGGGTGAAAACCACCAGCGTGGAGCAGCTGACCGAAAAGCTGATCTACGACCTGGGCGGTGCGGAAGAGAAGCCGGAGGTGATTGCCGGGCTGATCGGCGAAATCGGCATCTCCAGCCGCTTTACGCCGGATGAAGAGAAGTCCCTGCGGGCGGCGGGCCGGGCCAGCGCGGCCACCGGCGTGCCGATTGAGGTACATCTGCCGGGCTGGGAGCGTCTGGGGCATAAGGTGCTGGATATCCTCGAGCAGGAGGGGGCCGATCTGCGCCATACGGTGCTGTGCCATATGAACCCGAGCTTTGCCGACAAGCGCTATCAGCGCGAGCTGGCGCAGCGCGGCGCGTTCCTGGAGTACGACATGATCGGCATGAGCTACTACTACGCCGACGAGTCGGCGCAGTCGCCTTCCGACGAGGAGAACGCCCGCGCCATTCGCGAGCTGATTGACGACGGGTTTATCCAGCAGATTTTGCTGTCGCAGGACGTGTTCCTGAAAACCATGCTGACCCGCTACGGCGGCCACGGCTATGGCTACATTCTTAAGCATTTTGTCCCGCGCCTGAAGCGCCACGGCGTCAGCGGTGAACAACTTGAAACCTTAATGATCGGTAATCCCCAGCGGGTATTTGGCGGATAA
- a CDS encoding methionine ABC transporter permease has product MFEFIDTAITGDQFLLALYDTLIMVSISLGFGALLGIPLGIVLVLCRPGGILPNRALHQVLNPVVNILRSLPFIILLISILPVTRWLVGTTIGTPGAIVPLVVFIAPYIARLVESSLLEVDEGILESADAMGASTFQTIWHFMLPEAASSLILALTTATIGLLGATAMAGTVGGGGIGDLAITYGYQRFDAFATLSTALVLIVIVQLLQTFGTRLARRIRRE; this is encoded by the coding sequence ATGTTTGAATTCATTGATACCGCCATCACCGGCGATCAGTTTTTACTGGCGCTGTACGACACGCTGATCATGGTCAGCATCTCGCTGGGCTTTGGCGCGCTGCTCGGCATTCCGCTGGGCATTGTGCTGGTGCTGTGCCGCCCCGGCGGCATTCTGCCGAATCGCGCGCTGCATCAGGTGCTGAACCCGGTGGTGAATATCCTGCGATCGCTGCCGTTTATCATTCTGCTGATCAGCATCCTGCCGGTTACCCGCTGGCTGGTCGGCACCACTATCGGCACCCCCGGCGCGATTGTACCGCTGGTGGTGTTTATCGCTCCCTATATTGCCCGGCTGGTGGAAAGCTCGCTGCTGGAGGTGGATGAGGGCATCCTCGAATCCGCCGACGCCATGGGGGCCAGCACCTTTCAGACCATCTGGCACTTTATGCTGCCGGAGGCCGCATCATCGCTGATCCTCGCGCTGACCACCGCCACCATCGGCCTGCTGGGTGCCACCGCGATGGCGGGCACCGTTGGCGGCGGCGGTATCGGCGACCTGGCCATTACCTACGGCTACCAGCGTTTTGATGCCTTTGCCACGCTGAGCACCGCGCTGGTGCTGATCGTTATCGTGCAGCTTTTACAGACCTTCGGCACGCGTCTGGCGCGCCGGATACGTCGCGAATAA
- a CDS encoding methionine ABC transporter ATP-binding protein: protein MSQPAIRFNAVSKTFTRKGESFLALDNVNLTIDQGDIFGVIGASGAGKSTLLRLINHLETPTQGDVLINDLSLQGIGKKQLNQVKKDIGMIFQHFNLLNSRTVFHNVAIPLILQGRDKAFIRERVNELLAFVNLSDKAQSYPDELSGGQKQRVGIARALATNPSILLCDEATSALDPHTTVQILLLLQEINRRYGITIVLITHEMSVVQKICHKVAVMANGQVVEQGNVLELFGQPKDSVTASFVQSVIHDRLPEQTVARIRQQSQSRALRLEFVGQTAQQPIVNRLIREYPVEVNILFASMSEVQSTILGFMIVQISGEAADIAAAARYLHEAGVKISDV, encoded by the coding sequence ATGAGTCAGCCGGCGATCCGTTTTAACGCGGTCAGCAAAACGTTTACCCGCAAGGGAGAAAGCTTCCTTGCGCTGGATAACGTCAACCTGACCATCGATCAGGGCGATATCTTTGGCGTTATCGGTGCCAGCGGCGCGGGAAAAAGCACGCTGCTGCGCCTGATTAACCATCTGGAAACGCCCACCCAGGGCGATGTGCTGATTAACGATCTTTCGCTGCAGGGCATCGGTAAGAAACAGCTGAACCAGGTGAAAAAAGATATCGGCATGATCTTTCAGCACTTTAACCTGCTGAACTCGCGCACGGTATTTCACAACGTGGCGATCCCGCTGATCCTACAGGGGCGCGATAAAGCCTTTATCCGCGAGCGGGTCAACGAGCTGCTGGCCTTCGTGAACCTCAGCGATAAGGCACAAAGCTATCCCGATGAGCTTTCCGGCGGGCAAAAGCAGCGCGTGGGGATTGCCCGCGCGCTGGCCACCAACCCGTCGATTCTGCTGTGTGATGAGGCCACCTCGGCGCTGGACCCGCACACCACCGTGCAGATCCTGCTGCTGCTGCAGGAAATTAACCGCCGCTACGGCATCACCATCGTGCTGATTACCCACGAAATGTCGGTGGTGCAGAAAATCTGCCACAAGGTCGCGGTGATGGCCAACGGGCAGGTGGTGGAGCAGGGAAACGTGCTTGAGCTGTTTGGCCAGCCGAAAGATTCGGTCACCGCCAGCTTTGTGCAGTCGGTGATCCACGATCGCCTGCCGGAACAGACCGTGGCGCGCATCAGGCAGCAAAGCCAGAGCCGGGCGCTACGGCTGGAATTCGTGGGGCAGACCGCGCAGCAGCCGATCGTCAACCGGCTGATCCGCGAGTATCCGGTGGAGGTCAATATCCTGTTTGCCAGTATGTCCGAAGTTCAGAGCACCATCCTCGGTTTTATGATCGTGCAGATTAGCGGCGAAGCGGCGGATATCGCGGCGGCGGCCCGCTACCTCCACGAGGCAGGAGTGAAAATCAGCGATGTTTGA
- a CDS encoding iron-containing alcohol dehydrogenase family protein — translation MSTDQPLSTPAQFTIKSPGNYLQQPGLVHQVGERIRPLVGHLRILTSPQAWRAVNPALEESLNREGLRWQVEFLTGECTDAAIAQFRHNLLEQGAEGILAIGGGRVLDTAKAVNDALGDRQLIALPTLAATCAAWSPLAIIYNDEGGHLDSRALNAMPALILVDSEIIARADVRFLRSGIVDALAKWVEFDPWQRHNPHHLALEVKVLAARQAYDAFLHWGEEAVAANKQQQVTPALEKVIEASIVLAGLANSVRGELDTPGLAHVIHDTLTHQPELHDWLHGEKVGFSLLLQSLVEYGQPDAQLLSLLKIYRSPLRLPALAGERSARIAQIAADIQFPQKSLSGLPFAVTAEALHRALQATEEQDFAA, via the coding sequence ATGAGCACAGATCAACCGCTATCAACGCCCGCGCAGTTCACCATCAAGTCGCCGGGCAACTACCTTCAGCAGCCGGGCCTGGTTCATCAGGTCGGCGAGCGCATTCGTCCGCTGGTCGGCCATCTGCGCATTCTTACTTCGCCGCAGGCCTGGCGGGCGGTGAACCCGGCGCTGGAAGAAAGCCTGAACCGGGAAGGCCTGCGCTGGCAGGTAGAGTTTTTAACCGGCGAATGTACCGATGCGGCCATTGCGCAGTTTCGCCACAACCTGCTGGAGCAGGGGGCGGAAGGCATTCTGGCCATCGGCGGCGGGCGCGTGCTGGATACCGCGAAGGCCGTTAACGATGCGCTGGGCGATCGTCAGCTGATTGCGCTGCCAACGCTGGCGGCCACCTGCGCCGCCTGGTCGCCGCTGGCGATTATCTACAACGACGAAGGCGGCCATCTCGACAGCCGGGCGCTGAACGCGATGCCCGCGCTGATCCTGGTGGACAGTGAAATTATCGCCCGCGCCGACGTGCGCTTTCTGCGCTCCGGCATTGTCGATGCGCTGGCGAAATGGGTGGAGTTCGATCCCTGGCAGCGGCACAACCCGCACCACCTGGCGCTGGAGGTGAAAGTCTTGGCGGCCAGGCAGGCGTACGATGCGTTTCTGCACTGGGGCGAAGAAGCGGTAGCGGCGAATAAGCAGCAGCAGGTGACGCCGGCGCTGGAGAAGGTGATTGAGGCCAGTATCGTGCTGGCAGGATTAGCCAACAGCGTGCGCGGCGAACTGGATACGCCGGGGCTGGCGCACGTCATCCACGATACGCTGACCCATCAGCCGGAGCTGCACGACTGGCTGCACGGTGAAAAAGTCGGGTTCAGTCTGCTGCTTCAGTCGCTGGTGGAATACGGCCAGCCGGATGCGCAGCTGCTCTCCCTGCTGAAAATCTACCGCAGCCCGCTCAGGCTGCCCGCACTGGCGGGGGAGAGATCGGCCCGCATCGCGCAGATCGCCGCCGATATCCAGTTCCCACAAAAGAGCCTGAGCGGACTGCCGTTTGCCGTCACCGCTGAGGCGCTGCATCGGGCGCTGCAGGCGACCGAGGAGCAGGACTTCGCAGCGTAA
- a CDS encoding SDR family NAD(P)-dependent oxidoreductase, with translation MVAIDLRGQTAVVTGGLQGIGRAIAERLHQAGASVVVGDIAIAARETGDRWLWLPCDIARPKQAGELIAAAQQQFGGVDILVNSCGVSVMSRIDELDEAAWQRILDVNVKGVGYASQAAVPLMKAQRYGRIINIASQAGKNGYRLMGQYVASKHAVLGLTKVAAIELARDNILVNAVCPGIVETAMKWRERELGGALRGLTAEEIYAEDCSQVPLGRTAQPEDVANVVLFLASPLSSYMTGQAINVTGGMTMH, from the coding sequence ATGGTTGCCATCGATCTCCGCGGGCAGACGGCGGTCGTCACCGGCGGCCTGCAGGGCATCGGGCGGGCGATCGCCGAACGGCTACATCAGGCCGGTGCCAGCGTGGTGGTGGGCGATATCGCCATTGCCGCGCGGGAAACCGGCGACCGCTGGCTGTGGCTGCCCTGTGATATTGCCCGCCCCAAGCAGGCGGGCGAACTGATTGCGGCGGCGCAGCAGCAGTTTGGCGGGGTGGATATCCTGGTCAACAGCTGCGGCGTGTCGGTGATGAGCCGCATTGACGAGCTGGATGAGGCGGCCTGGCAGCGCATCCTCGACGTTAACGTTAAGGGCGTCGGCTACGCCTCGCAGGCCGCCGTCCCACTGATGAAGGCCCAGCGCTACGGCCGCATCATCAATATCGCTTCGCAGGCGGGGAAAAACGGCTATCGCCTGATGGGGCAGTACGTCGCCTCTAAACATGCGGTGCTGGGTTTAACCAAGGTGGCGGCGATTGAACTGGCCCGCGACAATATCCTCGTCAACGCCGTGTGCCCCGGCATTGTCGAAACGGCGATGAAGTGGCGCGAGCGGGAGCTGGGCGGCGCACTTCGCGGCCTGACGGCGGAGGAGATCTATGCCGAAGACTGCTCGCAGGTACCGCTGGGGCGCACCGCGCAGCCGGAGGACGTGGCCAACGTGGTGCTGTTTCTCGCCAGCCCGCTCTCCTCTTATATGACCGGCCAGGCGATTAACGTCACCGGCGGTATGACCATGCACTGA
- a CDS encoding S-ribosylhomocysteine lyase: protein MPVVESFTLDHNKVIAPYVRVAGNEKHALGSVVEKYDLRLLQPNVDAIPTAALHTLEHLLAFGLREELDGVIDISPMGCRTGFYLILWDNRDPKTIATALTRVLQRVVDATDVPAVTPLECGNYRDHSLFSAKEYARQVLAAGISTDAFSRQVV, encoded by the coding sequence ATGCCAGTAGTAGAGAGCTTTACCCTCGACCATAACAAAGTCATCGCCCCCTATGTCCGGGTGGCCGGCAACGAAAAACACGCGCTGGGCAGCGTGGTGGAAAAATACGATCTGCGCCTTTTGCAGCCGAACGTGGATGCCATCCCGACCGCCGCGCTGCACACGCTGGAGCACCTGCTGGCCTTCGGCCTGCGTGAAGAGCTGGACGGGGTGATCGATATTTCCCCGATGGGCTGCCGCACCGGCTTCTATTTAATCCTGTGGGATAACCGCGACCCGAAAACCATCGCCACCGCGCTGACCCGCGTGCTGCAACGCGTGGTGGATGCCACCGACGTGCCGGCGGTTACGCCGCTGGAGTGCGGCAACTATCGCGATCACTCGCTGTTTTCAGCGAAAGAGTACGCGCGACAGGTGCTGGCGGCCGGGATCAGTACCGACGCGTTTTCCCGTCAGGTGGTGTGA
- a CDS encoding MetQ/NlpA family ABC transporter substrate-binding protein, which translates to MRRSLISGVVIALLSSAVVISTAHADDKLIRVGFNPGPYKEQFQNGVAPFLIKQGYKVEYKDFSDGIQVNDAVARGNIEANIMQHPVYLKSVNERLGIDNVGIVQVPTPPMGLYAGKLNTLDTPKPGTVISVPNQAPNEYRALLVLQSLGWVKLKADIDPATFSQKAISENPYKIVLKEMDNAQQVRALPDVDFGLIQGNFAVSSGMKLSSALKLETPTSQFINVVTVAGKNKDAQFAKDIVAGYHSAEFKTYITTHPQYEGYLQPSYFK; encoded by the coding sequence ATGCGCAGGTCATTGATTAGCGGAGTAGTTATTGCCTTATTGTCTTCTGCTGTAGTTATTTCGACAGCGCATGCCGATGATAAATTAATTCGCGTGGGTTTTAACCCCGGCCCCTATAAAGAACAGTTTCAGAATGGCGTTGCACCATTTTTGATCAAGCAGGGATATAAAGTCGAGTATAAAGATTTCAGCGACGGTATTCAGGTTAATGATGCAGTAGCGCGGGGTAATATCGAAGCCAATATTATGCAGCACCCGGTGTACTTAAAATCGGTCAACGAGCGGCTGGGTATTGATAACGTCGGCATTGTACAGGTGCCAACCCCGCCGATGGGCCTGTATGCCGGCAAACTTAACACGCTGGATACGCCGAAACCGGGCACGGTAATCTCGGTACCCAACCAGGCGCCTAACGAATATCGCGCCCTGCTGGTGCTGCAGAGCCTCGGCTGGGTCAAGCTGAAGGCCGATATCGACCCGGCGACCTTCTCACAGAAAGCGATTAGCGAAAACCCGTACAAAATCGTGCTGAAAGAGATGGATAACGCCCAGCAGGTTCGCGCGCTGCCGGACGTTGATTTCGGGCTGATCCAGGGCAACTTCGCCGTCTCCAGCGGGATGAAATTAAGCTCGGCGCTGAAGCTGGAAACGCCAACCAGCCAGTTTATCAACGTGGTCACGGTGGCCGGGAAAAATAAAGACGCGCAGTTTGCCAAAGACATCGTGGCGGGCTACCACTCTGCCGAGTTTAAAACCTATATCACCACTCATCCGCAGTATGAGGGCTACCTGCAGCCCAGCTATTTCAAATGA